The Rhizobium leguminosarum genome includes a region encoding these proteins:
- the cmk gene encoding (d)CMP kinase, with protein MTNETFTIAIDGPAAAGKGTLSRLIAERYGYHHLDTGLTYRATAKALLDAGLPLDDEAVAEKIAREVELAGLDRDILSKHEIGEAASKIAVMPAVRRALVEAQRRFSTKAPGTVLDGRDIGTVVCPNAAVKFYVTASPEVRARRRYDEILGKGLTADFDAIFEDVKRRDERDMGRADSPLKPADDAHLLDTSEMSIEAAFQAAQSIIDAVLSRNA; from the coding sequence ATGACGAACGAGACCTTCACCATCGCCATCGATGGCCCGGCCGCAGCGGGCAAGGGGACGCTTTCGCGCCTCATCGCAGAGCGCTACGGATATCACCATCTTGATACCGGCCTGACCTATCGCGCCACAGCCAAGGCGCTGCTCGATGCCGGCCTGCCGCTCGACGACGAGGCGGTGGCAGAAAAGATCGCGAGAGAGGTTGAACTCGCTGGATTGGATCGCGATATACTTTCCAAGCATGAGATCGGCGAAGCTGCCTCGAAGATTGCCGTCATGCCGGCGGTGCGCCGGGCGCTGGTCGAGGCGCAGCGACGGTTTTCGACGAAAGCGCCGGGAACCGTGCTCGATGGGCGCGATATCGGCACGGTCGTCTGCCCGAATGCGGCGGTGAAATTCTATGTAACGGCGTCGCCGGAAGTCCGCGCAAGACGCCGTTATGACGAGATCCTCGGCAAAGGCCTGACGGCGGATTTCGATGCGATATTCGAGGACGTCAAGCGGCGCGACGAACGCGACATGGGACGGGCCGACAGCCCTTTGAAACCAGCTGATGATGCGCACTTGCTTGATACGTCGGAAATGAGTATAGAGGCCGCGTTTCAAGCTGCTCAATCGATCATCGATGCGGTCTTGAGCCGAAATGCCTAA
- the aroA gene encoding 3-phosphoshikimate 1-carboxyvinyltransferase has translation MLHGSAPKPATARKSAGLAGSVRIPGDKSISHRSFMFGGLASGETRITGLLEGEDVINTGRAMQAMGARIRKDGAQWVIEGTGNGALLAPDAPLDFGNAGTGVRLTMGLVGTYDFRSTFIGDASLSKRPMGRVLNPLREMGVQVSVSEGDRLPVTLRGPGTPSPIRYRVPMASAQVKSAVLLAGLNTPGVTTVIEPVMTRDHTEKMLQGFGAALSVETDGDGVRTIRLEGRGKLKGQVIDIPGDPSSTAFPLVAALLVPGSDITIVNVLMNPIRTGLILTLQEMGADIEVLNTRLAGGEDVADLRVRHSELKGVTVPEDRAPSMIDEYPILAVAACFAEGATIMKGLEELRVKESDRLSAVADGLKLNGVDCDEGEDFLVVRGRPDGKGLGNAAGDKVSTHLDHRIAMSFLVMGLASEHAVTIDDAAMIATSFPEFMQLMTGLGAKIELVAE, from the coding sequence ATGCTGCACGGCTCTGCGCCAAAGCCCGCCACCGCCCGCAAATCCGCCGGTCTTGCGGGCAGCGTCCGTATTCCGGGCGACAAGTCGATCTCGCATCGTTCCTTCATGTTCGGCGGGCTCGCCTCCGGCGAAACGCGGATCACCGGCCTGCTCGAAGGCGAGGACGTGATCAATACCGGCCGGGCGATGCAGGCGATGGGCGCCCGAATTCGCAAGGATGGCGCGCAATGGGTGATCGAGGGCACCGGCAACGGTGCACTGCTTGCGCCTGACGCGCCGCTCGACTTCGGCAATGCCGGCACCGGCGTGCGGCTGACCATGGGCCTTGTCGGCACTTACGATTTTCGCTCCACCTTCATTGGCGACGCCTCGCTTTCGAAACGGCCGATGGGCCGCGTTCTCAATCCGCTGCGCGAAATGGGCGTGCAGGTCAGCGTCTCCGAAGGCGACAGGCTGCCGGTGACGCTCAGAGGCCCGGGAACGCCGAGCCCGATCCGTTATCGCGTGCCGATGGCATCCGCCCAGGTGAAATCGGCCGTGCTGCTTGCCGGCCTCAATACGCCGGGTGTCACCACGGTCATCGAGCCGGTGATGACGCGCGACCATACCGAAAAGATGCTGCAGGGTTTCGGCGCTGCCCTTTCCGTCGAGACGGACGGGGACGGCGTCCGCACGATCCGGCTCGAAGGCCGCGGCAAGCTCAAAGGCCAGGTGATCGACATTCCGGGCGATCCCTCCTCCACCGCCTTCCCGCTGGTTGCGGCGCTGCTTGTCCCCGGCTCCGACATCACCATCGTCAACGTCCTGATGAACCCGATCCGCACCGGGCTGATCCTGACGCTGCAGGAGATGGGGGCTGATATCGAGGTGTTGAACACGCGTCTTGCCGGCGGCGAGGACGTGGCGGATCTGCGCGTGCGCCATTCCGAACTCAAGGGTGTCACCGTTCCCGAAGATCGGGCGCCGTCGATGATCGACGAATATCCTATCCTCGCCGTCGCCGCCTGTTTCGCCGAAGGCGCGACGATCATGAAGGGGCTGGAGGAACTGCGCGTCAAGGAGTCCGACCGCCTTTCCGCCGTCGCCGATGGCCTGAAACTCAATGGCGTCGACTGCGACGAAGGCGAAGATTTTCTCGTCGTGCGCGGCCGGCCAGACGGCAAGGGCCTCGGCAACGCTGCCGGCGACAAGGTCAGCACACATCTCGACCATCGCATCGCCATGAGCTTCCTTGTCATGGGGCTTGCCTCGGAGCATGCTGTGACGATCGACGACGCGGCGATGATCGCGACCAGCTTTCCGGAATTCATGCAGCTGATGACCGGCCTTGGAGCGAAGATCGAGCTGGTGGCGGAATGA
- a CDS encoding TIGR02300 family protein: MAKAELGTKRTDPETGKKFYDLNRDPIVSPYTGKSYPLSFFEETSAIAEVAEEEEVAEVDTENTEVELVSLEDADDAASGDDIPDIGDDDVEIEGDDDDTFLTPDEDDDDDDMSDIIGVTGDDDEV; encoded by the coding sequence GTGGCGAAAGCGGAACTTGGAACCAAGCGTACCGATCCGGAAACCGGCAAGAAGTTTTATGATCTGAACCGGGATCCGATCGTCTCTCCTTATACCGGCAAGTCCTACCCTCTGTCCTTCTTCGAAGAAACCTCGGCGATCGCCGAAGTTGCCGAGGAAGAGGAGGTCGCGGAAGTCGATACTGAAAACACCGAAGTCGAACTGGTTTCGCTGGAAGATGCCGATGACGCCGCCAGCGGTGACGACATCCCCGATATCGGCGATGACGATGTCGAAATCGAAGGCGACGACGACGATACCTTCCTCACACCCGACGAAGATGATGATGATGACGACATGAGCGACATCATCGGCGTGACCGGCGACGACGACGAAGTCTGA
- a CDS encoding YoaK family protein, whose product MTRARRRRIIRTRRTLTGLALVGSISFLAGMTDATGLLLTGDFVSFMTGNTTRAALALSDGNLYHAAVLISAIVVFVLGNAAGIVISHVSQRRIFVVLGCVGLVLALASMMTVQNMLFVRFYMIVFSMGMVNAAVEHIEGLPIGLTYVTGALSRFGRGIGRWIIGDRRVEWTIQIVPWGGMVLGAIAGAVLTRLTGAHALWLVSLFAMLLALAAMLIPRPLQRRFNQKVAPSGSAITRAK is encoded by the coding sequence ATGACCAGAGCAAGACGCCGCCGCATCATCCGGACCCGACGAACCCTGACCGGGCTCGCCCTCGTCGGCTCGATCTCGTTTTTGGCCGGCATGACCGATGCGACCGGTCTTCTGCTGACCGGCGATTTCGTCTCCTTCATGACAGGCAACACGACGCGGGCCGCACTGGCCTTGAGCGATGGCAATCTTTATCACGCGGCGGTCCTGATCTCCGCCATCGTCGTTTTCGTGCTTGGCAATGCGGCAGGCATCGTCATCTCCCATGTTTCGCAACGCCGCATTTTCGTGGTGCTTGGCTGCGTCGGGCTGGTTCTGGCGCTCGCCTCGATGATGACGGTGCAGAACATGCTGTTCGTGCGGTTCTACATGATCGTTTTTTCCATGGGCATGGTGAACGCCGCTGTCGAGCACATCGAAGGGCTACCGATCGGGCTGACCTATGTGACCGGCGCCCTGTCGCGTTTCGGCCGCGGTATCGGCCGCTGGATCATCGGCGATCGTCGTGTCGAATGGACGATCCAGATCGTGCCCTGGGGCGGCATGGTGCTCGGCGCGATCGCCGGCGCCGTCCTGACGCGGCTGACAGGTGCGCACGCGCTGTGGCTGGTCTCCCTCTTCGCCATGCTGCTTGCACTTGCCGCCATGCTCATCCCTCGGCCGCTTCAGCGCCGCTTCAATCAGAAGGTCGCACCGAGCGGATCGGCCATCACGCGCGCGAAATAA